One region of Solenopsis invicta isolate M01_SB unplaced genomic scaffold, UNIL_Sinv_3.0 scaffold_22710, whole genome shotgun sequence genomic DNA includes:
- the LOC120359873 gene encoding probable cytochrome P450 305a1 yields MVVTAALMILTILFITVVLTRERPKGCPPGPFPWPFIGNQYYLRRLQKKYGGQHMAFLHLSKIYNSNVISLRLGGKYTIAVSDSKLIQQICVNEKYDGRPWNEFMKLRNLGMKKGLTANDGPEWKELHNWSARALRQVGFAKPAMVDLLNNEMTLIAKRLRDGGVQPIRPAFAPAVMNVLWFLVTRSNPSENPKRLQNFINMMDHRSQQFDATGGILSAIPWIRYIAPEMSGYNTVVTLNKELKTFLMDTINEHKKRYIKGNESDFIDLFLQEMYESEGQGERAHVFDDGNLIVTLIDFFIAGISTTTATLDILFMQITNHPDVQRKLHEEIDAVIGNRTPSLEDRKKMPYTEAILNESQRLTSVVVLLAPHRTVEDTILDGYKIPKDTIVLLNVHCNNMDPDVYPDPNSFRPERFINKDGNYQTQENLIQFGKGKRRCIGEVLARSAIFLLFVGVMQKYRLLPLPGKGSVNAEFTIGIIKELKHYELLIVPR; encoded by the exons ATGGTTGTGACTGCAGCTTTGATGATCTTAACCATTCTTTTTATTACTGTTGTGTTAACTCGAGAGAGACCAAAAGGCTGTCCACCAG gtCCTTTTCCTTGGCCATTTATTGGAAATCAGTATTATTTACGACGATTACAGAAAAAATACGGTGGACAACACATGGCCTTTCTGCATCtcagcaaaatatataatagcaaCGTCATATCTTTACGATTGGGTGGCAAATATACGATCGCTGTTTCAGACAGCAAGCTCATACAACAAATTTGCGTTAACGAAAAGTACGATGGGCGTCCTTGGAATGAATTTATGAAGCTACGAAATTTGGGAATGAAAAAGG GACTTACGGCGAACGATGGCCCGGAGTGGAAAGAATTGCATAATTGGTCCGCACGCGCACTAAGACAGGTCGGTTTTGCTAAGCCAGCGATGGTCGACCTGCTCAATAACGAGATGACGCTCATTGCAAAAAGACTAAGGGACGGTGGCGTACAACCTATACGGCCCGCGTTTGCGCCCGCCGTAATGAATGTTCTTTGGTTTTTGGTCACAAGATCGAATCCATCCGAGAATCCCAAGAG attacagaatttcataaatatgatGGATCATCGATCGCAACAGTTTGATGCGACCGGCGGAATTCTATCCGCTATACCTTGGATACGTTACATCGCACCGGAAATGTCAGGCTACAATACCGTCGTAACGCTAAACAAAGAACTGAAAACTTTTCTAATG GACACTATCAACGAGCATAAAAAACGATATATTAAGGGAAATGAGTCGGATTTTATCGATTTGTTTCTCCAGGAGATGTACGAAAGCGAAGGACAGGGAGAGAGAGCCCATGTGTTTGATG atggTAATCTGATTGTGACATTGATCGACTTCTTCATCGCCGGCATTAGCACTACAACAGCGACATTAGATATTCTCTTCATGCAAATAACAAATCATCCAGACGTACAACGCAAGTTGCACGAGGAGATCGACGCCGTGATCGGAAACAGGACTCCCAGTTTGGAggacagaaaaaa AATGCCTTACACGGAAGCGATATTAAACGAAAGTCAACGCTTAACGAGTGTAGTAGTTCTATTAGCACCACATCGCACCGTCGAAGATACAATCCTTGATGGTTACAAAATACCAAAGGATACTATTGTCCTCTTAAATGTGCATTGCAACAACATGGATCCGGATGTATACCCTGACCCGAATTCGTTTAGGCCGGAGAGATTTATAAACAAGGATGGAAATTATCAAACACAAGAAAATCTTATACAATTTGGAAAAG gaAAGAGAAGATGTATTGGAGAAGTTTTGGCAAGATCGGCTATATTCCTACTGTTTGTCGGGGTGATGCAGAAATATCGTTTACTTCCTTTGCCTGGTAAAGGATCCGTTAATGCAGAATTCACCATCGGGATAATAAAGGAATTGAAGCATTATGAATTGTTAATCGTTCCCAGataa